Proteins co-encoded in one Lates calcarifer isolate ASB-BC8 linkage group LG17, TLL_Latcal_v3, whole genome shotgun sequence genomic window:
- the stxbp3 gene encoding syntaxin-binding protein 3, producing the protein MASGSDHGLKRIVWKRIKDTIIADCRKSEVWKILILDPFTTKLLSSCCKMSDLMSEKITIVEDLYKSREPVLEMKAIYFMSPTAKCVDAFIADFKPKPKYKAAYVYFTDYCPDDLFNNMKLYCAKYIRVCKEINMSFMPQEAQVFTCDNPGAFRSIYSPKSSDKQKTLETLADQLVTLCATLDEYPGVRYKKENNTENAKILAELVDSKLATHYELDDSGKKKGKTQAQLLIVERGFDPVSPILHELTYQAMAYDLIDIQNDTYKYKSKDGSEKQAVLNEDDMLWVKLRHKHIAEVSEQIPKMVKEISASKKQPDGKITISNLAQMMKKMPSFRKQLTEKTIHLQLAEDCMQQFSNNVEKLCKAEQDLAVGSDVDGVKVKDPMRTLLPVLLHPYSTHDKIRAVLLYIFSLNGTTDENLSKLIQYVKIEEEREFILNWKELGVPIITAPSSIFSRKQSRRDRSQEQTYNLSRWTPVIKDVMEDAVENKLDTREWPHQSECPAAWNGSGAVSARQKHKASAQDERRTGSRLIIFIIGGISYSEMRSAYEVTQAVKSCEVIIGSSHILTPTSLLDDIKGLSKGPMEPFTLEERSNA; encoded by the exons ATGGCATCAGGTTCAGACCACGGGCTGAAAAGAATAGTTTGGAAAA GAATAAAAGACACAATTATTGCAGACTGCAGAAAATCAGAAGTATGGAAG ATATTGATTCTGGATCCTTTCACCACCAAGCTCCTCTCATCATGCTGCAAAATGTCAGATCTGAtgtcagagaaaataacaa TTGTGGAGGATTTGTACAAAAGCAGAGAGCCTGTTCTAGAAATGAAGGCAATCTACTTCATGTCACCAACCGCTAAG tgtGTGGATGCCTTTATCGCGGACTTCAAGCCCAAACCCAAGTATAAAGCAGCATATGTTTACTTCACTGACT ACTGTCCTGATGACCTGTTCAACAACATGAAGCTGTACTGTGCAAAGTACATACGAGTCTGTAAGGAAATCAACATGTCCTTCATGCCACAAGAGGCACAA GTGTTCACATGTGATAATCCGGGGGCTTTCCGAAGCATCTATAGTCCCAAAAGTTCAGACAAACAGAAGACACTGGAGACGCTCGCAGACCAGCTCGTCACGCTCTGTGCTACGTTGGATGAGTACCCAGGAGTCAGATACAAGAA AGAGAACAATACGGAGAATGCTAAAATCCTTGCAGAGCTGGTGGACAGCAAACTGGCCACACACTACGAACTGGATGACAGCGGCAAGAAAAAG GGAAAGACCCAGGCCCAGCTGCTGATAGTGGAAAGAGGTTTTGACCCCGTCAGCCCCATCCTACATGAGCTGACCTACCAGGCCATGGCCTATGACCTCATTGATATCCAGAACGACACCTACAA GTACAAGTCTAAAGATGGCTCAGAGAAGCAGGCCGTGCTGAATGAGGATGACATGCTTTGGGTTAAACTGAGGCACAAGCACATCGCTGAGGTCTCAGA ACAAATCCCCAAAATGGTAAAGGAAATATCTGCAAGCAAGAAGCAGCCAGATGGGAAG ATCACAATTAGTAACTTGGCCCAAATGATGAAGAAGATGCCTTCATTCCGTAAGCAGCTGACTGAG AAAACCATTCATCTGCAGCTGGCTGAAGACTGCATGCAACAATTCTCAAACAACGTGGAGAAACTCTGCAAAGCTGAACAG GACCTTGCAGTGGGGTCAGATGTGGATGGGGTGAAGGTGAAAGATCCGATGAGGACCCTGCTGCCTGTGCTGCTCCACCCGTACAGCACCCACGACAAGATCAGAGCTGTGTTGCTCTACATCTTCAGCCTCAATG gaACAACAGATGAGAACTTAAGCAAACTCATCCAATATGTAAAGATCGAGGAGGAACGAGAATTTATCCTGAACTGGAAAGAACTGGGCGTCCCTATTATCACAGCG CCTTCCAGTATCTTCTCTCGCAAACAAAGCAGACGGGATCGTTCTCAGGAGCAGACGTACAACCTCTCCAGATGGACTCCTGTCATAAAAGATGTGATGGAG GATGCTGTGGAGAACAAACTGGACACCAGAGAGTGGCCACACCAGTCTGAGTGTCCTGCTGCCTGGAATGGCTCCGGGGCTGTCAG CGCCCGTCAGAAGCACAAAGCGAGCGCTCAGGACGAGCGCCGGACCGGCTCCCGCCTCATCATCTTCATTATAGGAGGAATCAGCTACTCAGAGATGCGCTCCGCCTACGAGGTCACCCAGGCAGTCAAATCCTGCGAGGTCATCATAG GGTCTTCCCACATTTTGACCCCCACCAGTCTCCTGGATGATATCAAGGGCCTGAGCAAAGGCCCCATGGAGCCTTTCACTTTAGAGGAAAGGAGCAACGCCTGA